Proteins from a single region of Candidatus Bathyarchaeota archaeon:
- a CDS encoding ATP-binding protein has product MIFKDEQPVDFIYLEANDAIERLSGIKKSEIVGKSASTATPELIKKHPELFQICSQVALTGKSQTFELMYNSDRWFSCYVFSPKKEHFAFIIENITEKKELEKKLERSAVELDSLLSERTKQLEEAHKQLLKSERLAAIGELAGMIGHDLRNPLTSMKNAVYLLRKRQATLDETGNEMLAILDKSIEYSNKIVEDLLDYSRELRLELEEYSPKSLIDYLRLSIKPPEGIVISVNVQSLPLMLVDAAKIQRVFTNLIMNAFEAMPHGGTLEISSRANGDNVDFMFKDSGKGMSDEVMSKLFTPLFTTKAQGMGFGLSICKRIVEAHGGKITVTSTLNKGTTFTVTLPSGKL; this is encoded by the coding sequence ATGATTTTTAAAGACGAGCAACCCGTTGATTTTATTTATCTTGAAGCTAATGATGCCATTGAACGATTATCTGGAATTAAAAAGTCTGAAATTGTTGGCAAGAGCGCTAGTACAGCAACCCCAGAACTAATAAAGAAACATCCAGAGCTTTTCCAGATATGCAGTCAAGTTGCCCTCACAGGAAAGAGCCAAACGTTCGAGTTAATGTACAATTCGGATAGGTGGTTCTCGTGTTATGTTTTCAGCCCAAAAAAAGAGCATTTTGCATTCATAATCGAAAATATTACTGAAAAAAAGGAACTGGAAAAGAAGTTAGAACGCTCAGCCGTGGAATTGGACTCATTGCTTTCGGAAAGGACAAAGCAACTTGAAGAGGCGCACAAGCAACTTCTAAAATCTGAGAGGTTAGCGGCTATTGGTGAATTAGCAGGGATGATTGGGCATGATTTACGTAATCCACTTACATCCATGAAGAATGCTGTGTATTTGCTAAGGAAAAGGCAAGCTACCTTGGATGAAACAGGTAATGAAATGCTTGCTATACTGGATAAGTCAATTGAGTATTCAAATAAAATAGTTGAGGATTTGCTTGATTACAGCCGTGAATTGCGCTTGGAGCTTGAGGAATATTCTCCGAAATCTTTAATTGACTATTTGAGATTGTCGATTAAACCCCCCGAAGGAATAGTCATCTCAGTTAACGTTCAAAGTTTACCATTGATGCTAGTTGACGCAGCAAAGATTCAGCGAGTATTTACTAATCTTATAATGAACGCCTTTGAAGCGATGCCGCATGGTGGAACGCTTGAGATAAGCAGCCGTGCAAACGGAGATAATGTTGATTTTATGTTTAAAGATTCTGGGAAGGGTATGTCTGATGAGGTTATGTCAAAACTTTTTACGCCGCTCTTCACCACTAAAGCTCAAGGTATGGGTTTTGGGTTGTCTATATGTAAACGTATCGTTGAGGCACATGGCGGCAAAATTACTGTAACTAGCACCCTAAATAAAGGAACAACGTTTACCGTTACATTACCAAGTGGTAAGTTGTAA
- a CDS encoding PAS domain S-box protein produces MAIGSKNQGSPAKGLKVKRQENGQPNVFQEPVFRLAVNLSLDGIILTNLDGFISYVNEAVLKIYGSDDKNDLLGKHVLDFLAEKDRQKAMRISIECLTTGEGKFDEFTVLTKKGFEVPVEITKAIIKMNLAKESGSSTSLETYLNERKLKRG; encoded by the coding sequence ATGGCTATTGGAAGTAAGAACCAAGGAAGCCCAGCTAAGGGATTAAAGGTTAAAAGGCAGGAAAACGGGCAACCAAACGTGTTCCAAGAACCAGTATTTAGGCTTGCTGTCAACTTATCTTTAGACGGGATAATTCTCACAAATTTAGATGGCTTCATTTCTTATGTTAACGAAGCCGTTTTGAAAATCTATGGGAGTGATGATAAAAACGATTTGTTGGGGAAGCATGTTCTGGACTTCCTTGCTGAGAAAGACCGCCAGAAGGCAATGCGCATCTCAATTGAATGTCTGACTACAGGAGAAGGGAAATTTGACGAATTCACTGTCTTAACAAAAAAAGGGTTTGAAGTACCTGTAGAGATAACAAAAGCCATCATAAAGATGAATCTGGCGAAAGAATCGGGTTCATCGACATCATTAGAAACATATCTGAACGAAAGAAAATTGAAGAGAGGCTAA
- a CDS encoding matrixin family metalloprotease, which produces MKHLNKIFAILLIVTIIAAATPFVLLKTESDIIQVTQEIRLGEKNAKPQSPPGKPVPNSPDYKLSINKAKTDIPVTFTVYASYDGLEVKFITNAIASAAQTWDDATSVNLLLDYNNPVVIGTGTAKVELNGENAVFFADYSDSNVIAMASYWYSRVTKEILECDILFNTDFQWGDASINPSIMDLQNIATHEIGHFFNLADIYDTSKNTLTMYGISWEGDIQKRDLEPGDIAGIKAVFGQ; this is translated from the coding sequence ATGAAGCACCTAAACAAAATTTTCGCGATATTGTTAATTGTAACTATAATAGCTGCTGCAACGCCTTTTGTCCTGTTAAAAACAGAATCAGATATAATTCAAGTAACACAAGAAATCAGGCTTGGAGAAAAAAACGCTAAACCACAATCACCACCAGGAAAACCGGTCCCAAACAGCCCAGATTACAAACTATCCATAAACAAAGCCAAAACAGACATACCAGTTACCTTCACAGTATACGCATCCTATGATGGGCTTGAAGTAAAATTCATAACAAACGCAATCGCGTCAGCCGCTCAAACGTGGGATGATGCAACATCAGTAAACCTGCTATTAGATTACAACAATCCAGTCGTAATAGGTACAGGCACAGCGAAAGTCGAATTAAATGGGGAAAACGCTGTATTCTTTGCAGACTATTCAGATAGCAACGTTATTGCAATGGCTTCCTATTGGTACAGCCGAGTTACTAAGGAAATACTCGAATGTGATATACTGTTCAATACAGATTTTCAGTGGGGAGACGCCTCTATTAATCCGTCAATAATGGATTTACAAAACATTGCAACACATGAAATAGGACACTTCTTTAATCTAGCCGACATATACGACACATCAAAGAATACTCTAACAATGTATGGAATATCATGGGAAGGAGACATCCAAAAAAGAGACCTTGAACCGGGAGACATTGCAGGAATCAAAGCTGTCTTTGGCCAATAA
- a CDS encoding DNA-directed RNA polymerase subunit B: MQKEDIHYLLKTFFNEKGLVRQHLDSYNEFIDHGLQEVVDEVGEIPIEVPESPYKVKLGQIWVIDPQSRITGPYATEVDGTKHEIYPMEARLRNLAYAAPIALEMTPVIDGREQDTELVYIGNIPVMLKSKLCFLSQLSREELIAAGEDPDDPGGYFVVNGSERVIVAMEDLAPNRVIVDIDDKGTAPVYQAKIFSTTVGFRARIELKLKSDDAIYVTMPGVPTEIPFVVIMRALNLEKDKDIAEAVSLDPDIQTQLAASFEKAIGVDTPQDAILFIGNRVAHGQVEEYRLQKAETALDKNFLPHLGRSDKNRKEKAIFLGEMAYRVIQLKMGRRQPDDKDHFKNKRLRLGGPLLADLFRVSFRNLTRDIKYQLERIGVKGPIITVSAAVRPGIITERFQHALATGNWGRGRVGITQLLDRTNYISTLSHLRRLQSPLSRSQPNFEARDLHPTHWGRLCPNETPEGSNCGLVKNLALSASIAVGVNPDKIKQLLFEMGTVPAYEASTDLRISGAKVFVDGNIIGYCNNPKEMVESFRQKRRSGEISTEVNITYFSKQQTETEEVHANCDEGRVRRPLIIVENGVPKLQSKHFEKIGLGEWTWEDLIKNGLVEYLDAEEEENAYIAISYDEVKPENTHVEIATYTILGICASTIPYPEHNQSPRNSYQAAMAKQALGVYGTNFHHRVDSRSHILHYPQVPMVETELMEVMGYKQRPTGQNCVVAVLSFEGYNMEDAIIFNKASIERGLARSTFYRIYEAECRQYLGGLKDQFRVPEPGTRGYRGEQYYRLLEPDGIISLESQVVGGDVLIGRISPPRFLEEYKEFEVKGPSMRDTSIDMRPSETGIVDGIFITESGEGSKLVKVRVRDQRVPELGDKFASRHGQKGVIGLIVPQEDMPFTEDGIVPDLIINPHAIPSRMTIGQFIESLAGKAAAARGKPGDGTPFSNEGPDEIRKNLVKLGFSQTGSEVFYNGTTGEKFVADIFVGIVYYQKLHHMVADKIHARARGQVQMLTRQPTEGRARGGGLRFGEMERDCLIGHGAAMLLRDRLLEESDKYTLYICENCGQIAYFDMKQRRYVCKICDEKAKIAPVIVSYAFKLLLQELQSLCITPKLRLKEKA; the protein is encoded by the coding sequence ATCCAAAAAGAAGACATCCACTACCTCCTCAAAACATTCTTCAACGAAAAAGGCCTAGTACGCCAACACCTCGACAGCTACAACGAATTCATCGACCACGGACTCCAAGAGGTCGTTGACGAAGTAGGCGAAATCCCCATAGAAGTCCCAGAAAGCCCCTACAAAGTCAAACTAGGCCAAATCTGGGTAATCGACCCACAATCACGCATAACAGGACCATACGCAACTGAAGTAGATGGAACAAAACACGAAATCTACCCCATGGAAGCACGCCTAAGAAACTTGGCGTACGCAGCCCCCATCGCGCTGGAAATGACCCCAGTCATCGATGGCAGGGAACAAGACACCGAACTCGTCTACATCGGCAACATCCCAGTCATGCTCAAAAGCAAACTCTGCTTCCTCAGCCAACTCAGCAGAGAAGAACTCATAGCAGCAGGCGAAGACCCAGACGACCCAGGAGGATACTTCGTCGTAAACGGCTCCGAACGAGTCATCGTCGCCATGGAAGACCTCGCACCAAACCGCGTAATCGTCGACATAGATGACAAAGGCACAGCGCCTGTTTATCAAGCAAAAATCTTCTCAACAACAGTCGGCTTCAGAGCCCGCATAGAACTCAAACTCAAATCAGACGACGCAATCTACGTCACCATGCCAGGAGTCCCAACAGAAATCCCCTTCGTTGTCATCATGCGCGCACTCAACCTAGAAAAAGACAAAGACATCGCCGAAGCAGTCTCACTCGACCCAGACATCCAAACCCAACTTGCAGCCTCATTCGAAAAAGCAATCGGTGTAGACACACCCCAAGATGCCATCCTCTTCATCGGCAACCGCGTTGCACACGGACAAGTCGAAGAATACCGACTCCAAAAAGCCGAAACCGCCCTAGACAAAAACTTCCTCCCCCACCTAGGCAGAAGCGACAAAAACCGCAAAGAAAAAGCCATATTCCTCGGCGAAATGGCATACCGCGTCATCCAACTAAAAATGGGCAGACGCCAACCAGATGACAAAGACCACTTCAAAAACAAACGACTACGCCTCGGAGGGCCACTCCTAGCAGACCTCTTCCGCGTATCATTCCGCAACCTCACACGCGACATAAAATACCAACTCGAACGCATCGGCGTAAAAGGCCCAATCATAACCGTCTCAGCCGCAGTCCGCCCCGGAATCATAACCGAACGATTCCAACATGCTCTGGCAACAGGCAACTGGGGCAGAGGCAGAGTCGGCATCACCCAACTCCTCGACCGAACAAACTATATTTCAACCCTAAGTCACCTGCGCAGGCTTCAGTCACCTTTGAGCAGAAGTCAACCGAACTTCGAAGCCAGAGACTTACACCCAACACACTGGGGAAGACTATGCCCAAACGAAACCCCTGAAGGCTCAAACTGTGGCCTAGTCAAAAACCTAGCACTATCAGCATCCATCGCAGTCGGCGTAAACCCTGATAAAATTAAACAGTTACTTTTCGAAATGGGTACTGTACCCGCCTACGAAGCCAGCACTGATTTACGGATTTCAGGCGCCAAAGTTTTCGTTGATGGAAACATCATTGGATACTGCAACAACCCGAAAGAAATGGTTGAATCATTCCGCCAAAAAAGAAGATCAGGCGAAATATCCACCGAAGTTAACATAACATACTTCTCAAAGCAGCAAACAGAAACCGAAGAAGTTCACGCTAACTGCGACGAAGGCAGAGTCAGACGCCCACTCATAATCGTAGAAAACGGAGTTCCAAAGCTCCAAAGCAAGCACTTTGAAAAAATCGGTTTAGGCGAATGGACATGGGAAGACCTCATCAAAAACGGTCTAGTCGAATACCTTGACGCTGAAGAAGAGGAAAACGCTTACATCGCAATATCCTACGACGAAGTCAAACCTGAAAACACCCATGTTGAAATCGCAACTTACACAATTCTTGGAATCTGCGCCTCAACCATTCCCTACCCAGAGCACAACCAGTCACCACGCAACTCCTACCAAGCAGCAATGGCAAAACAAGCTCTAGGCGTTTACGGCACAAACTTCCACCACCGAGTTGACTCGCGTTCACACATACTGCATTATCCGCAAGTACCCATGGTTGAAACCGAGCTTATGGAAGTCATGGGCTACAAGCAACGCCCCACAGGACAAAACTGTGTCGTCGCAGTCCTAAGCTTCGAAGGCTACAACATGGAAGACGCCATCATATTCAACAAAGCCTCAATCGAAAGAGGCCTAGCACGCTCAACCTTCTACCGCATCTACGAAGCCGAATGCCGCCAGTACCTCGGTGGCTTAAAAGACCAATTCAGAGTTCCAGAGCCGGGTACACGTGGATACCGCGGAGAACAATACTACCGCCTGCTTGAACCCGACGGCATCATCAGCCTTGAATCTCAAGTTGTTGGCGGAGATGTTTTGATCGGCAGAATTAGCCCGCCAAGATTCCTCGAAGAATACAAAGAATTTGAAGTCAAAGGGCCTTCTATGCGTGACACCTCAATTGATATGAGACCATCGGAAACAGGAATTGTTGACGGCATATTCATTACTGAATCTGGCGAAGGTAGTAAACTCGTTAAAGTCAGAGTCCGAGATCAACGTGTCCCAGAACTCGGCGACAAGTTCGCAAGCCGGCATGGACAGAAAGGAGTCATCGGCTTGATTGTTCCGCAAGAAGACATGCCCTTCACAGAAGATGGCATAGTTCCAGACCTGATAATTAACCCGCATGCTATTCCCTCAAGAATGACCATCGGCCAATTCATCGAATCGCTCGCAGGCAAAGCCGCAGCCGCAAGAGGCAAACCAGGGGACGGCACACCATTCTCAAACGAAGGACCAGACGAAATCCGCAAGAACCTAGTAAAACTTGGCTTTAGCCAAACAGGAAGCGAAGTTTTCTACAACGGAACCACCGGCGAGAAATTTGTCGCAGACATCTTTGTCGGTATAGTGTACTACCAGAAGCTTCACCACATGGTTGCTGACAAAATCCATGCCAGAGCTCGCGGTCAAGTGCAGATGCTGACAAGACAGCCAACTGAAGGACGTGCCCGCGGTGGTGGTCTCAGATTCGGAGAAATGGAGCGAGACTGCCTCATTGGTCACGGAGCTGCCATGCTTTTGCGTGACAGGCTGTTGGAAGAATCTGACAAGTACACGCTCTACATTTGCGAGAATTGTGGGCAAATCGCTTACTTTGACATGAAGCAGAGGCGTTATGTCTGCAAGATATGTGACGAGAAAGCAAAGATTGCGCCAGTAATCGTGTCCTACGCTTTCAAGCTTTTGTTGCAGGAGCTTCAGAGCTTGTGTATTACACCCAAATTACGCTTAAAGGAGAAGGCTTAA